ACCTTGTAGAACTGGGTCTGGCCGGGCACCAGGGCGGTCCGCCAGACCCCCTGGCCCAGCGGGCGGGCCGCGGTGAAGCCCGCGCCGCCGGGCAGGTCCCGGGGGGCGCCGGCGAGCGGCTCGGGGGTGGCGGAGTCCCAGGCCCCGGGCGCCTCGCTGGGCCCTGGCGCGCTGAGCCGGGGTTCGAGGACGGGCGCGATCTCCAGGTCCCAGCGCCCCGCCGACCCGGTGCCGGCGCTCCCGGTGTCGAGGCGTTCGACCAGCACGGAGTAGGTCCCCGCGCCCTGGCACAGCGCCTTGCCCGCCTCGCGCTTGCCGAGGGCGGTGACCGGGTGCGGGCTGAGCGCGGCGCCGAAGCGGGCGGTGGCGTAGGAGCAGGCCGTGCCGTGCGCGTCCCGGACGGACACCCGGATGCCGTCGGTGGCGGTGACGGTGGCGTCCGGGGGCGGTACGGCGGTGACGGGGACGTAGGCCGTGGCGTCGGCGTCCGCCTCGGCGAGGTGGAGGTCGTAGGTGAGGCGGCCGTGCTCGGGCAGGGAGCCCCGGTAGACCCGGCCGGCGTCGAGCCGCGGGGCGTCGGCGGTGCCGGTCGCGCCCTCGACCGTGCGGGCGCCGGGGGAGAAGGCGTAGCCGGGGGCGTCGGCGGCGGCCGCGGGGAACGCGCCGGTGCCGCACAGCCCCAGTGCCAGGATCGCGGCCGTCAGAGGAGCGCGGTAGCGCCCCCACGCCGTACGCCTGTGCCGCCGCACGAGTGCACCCCCTGTGTCACGGCCTTCCGGTGGCCGCCCGCCGCGGTGGGCGGCCGGGCCGTGGCCCATCCTGCCCCGGGAGCCACTGCGCCATCCGGGCAATGCGCGAGACCGTCCGAAACACCGCGCCCCGCACCGGGGGGTGCGGCCACGCCTACACCACCCACCGAGAGCCCGCAAGCGGAGCGGATACGCGAAGACCCCGACCGCGAGCGGCGGCCGGGGTCTGCCTCAAACTCTGGGATCGGACTCACGAACCGGTGGGCACGGAGTCAGTCGCCTCCGTCCACAGGTCCTGCTCGGCGCGATCCGCCTGGATCTGGCGGTACACGAGGAGCCCGCCGATGGCGGCCAGTGCGACCAGGAGCAGCTTCTTCAACACCGCGCGACCTCGTCTTTCCTTGACGTAGGGGACCTCTGGCGCCCGACTATACACACCGACCGATATCGATCGGTGACCTGCGTCCGGCCCCAACTCGGGCCCCGGCGGGCGCAATAGGCCAGGTCGGACAGCATCCCGACCGGAGGGTGACCGCACCCCCACGGACCGTCACTTTGCTCCCCCTTCGCTCCCGCTCACCGGGATTTAGGGGTTTTCCGACCTTCTTACGGCCATCCGGGTGGTG
This Streptomyces misionensis DNA region includes the following protein-coding sequences:
- a CDS encoding DLW-39 family protein — its product is MKKLLLVALAAIGGLLVYRQIQADRAEQDLWTEATDSVPTGS